From a region of the Sorex araneus isolate mSorAra2 chromosome 10, mSorAra2.pri, whole genome shotgun sequence genome:
- the LOC101549908 gene encoding taste receptor type 2 member 50-like, with the protein MAEFVLGNFANGFIVLVNYNDWVKTRKFSLADQMIVALAISRIGFLCVFLIVWYALFFDVSSYSLEVFIIMKVAWFVSYHSSMWLATSLSIFYLLKIANFSSLLFLYLKRRVKRVVLIILMGSLVFFMFNLLLSILDENEWVSQHRGNRTVRNKREKIIHLSNMSVFTLTTFTAFVMSLTSFVLLIFSLWKHLRNMQAEGKESQDPSTEVHIRAIKTMTSYLLLSACYFVSLLISVWSSNRMRNRTVLHVLQSYLGLYPSIHSFFLIWGNKKLQQSFLSFLCQLRLRLTERKRTLFASGRKQTDESPTLSSPTAFSM; encoded by the coding sequence ATGGCAGAATTTGTTCTAGGAAATTTTGCCAATGGCTTCATCGTGCTGGTGAACTACAATGACTGGGTCAAGACACGAAAGTTCTCCTTAGCAGATCAAATGATCGTAGCTTTGGCCATCTCCAGGATTGGTTTTCTCTGTGTATTTTTAATAGTTTGGTATGCATTGTTTTTTGATGTATCTTCATATAGTTTAGAAGTATTCATTATTATGAAGGTGGCTTGGTTTGTAAGCTACCATTCTAGCATGTGGCTTGCAACCAGCCTTAGCATATTCTATTTGCTCAAGATCGCCAATTTCTCTAGCCTCCTATTTCTTTACTTGAAGAGGAGAGTTAAAAGAGTAGTTCTCATAATACTCATGGGAAGTTTGGTGTTTTTCATGTTTAATCTTCTCCTGTCAATCTTGGATGAGAAtgagtgggtgagtcaacatcgTGGGAACAGGACAGTGAGGAACAAgagggagaaaattattcaccTTTCCAATATGTCTGTCTTCACTCTGACAACCTTCACAGCCTTTGTGATGTCCCTGACTTCGTTTGTTCTGCTGATTTTTTCCCTGTGGAAACATCTCAGGAACATGCAAGCAGAGGGCAAAGAATCGCAGGATCCCAGCACCGAGGTCCACATCAGAGCCATCAAAACGATGACTTCCTACCTCCTGCTGTCGGCTTGTTACTTTGTGTCTCTACTCATCTCAGTTTGGAGTTCTAACAGGATGCGGAACAGAACCGTCCTCCATGTCTTGCAGAGTTATTTAGGACTGTATCCTTCAATCcactcatttttcttaatttggggAAATAAGAAGCTGCAAcagtctttcctttcctttttgtgtcagCTGAGGTTGAGGCTGACAGAAAGGAAAAGGACATTGTTTGCCTCAGGCAGAAAACAAACTGATGAATCTCCTACCCTGTCTAGTCCTACTGCTTTTTCAATGTGA